From Pan troglodytes isolate AG18354 chromosome 11, NHGRI_mPanTro3-v2.0_pri, whole genome shotgun sequence, the proteins below share one genomic window:
- the ALAD gene encoding delta-aminolevulinic acid dehydratase isoform X1 — MPQCPLAHAMQPQSVLHSGYFHPLLRAWQTATTTLNASNLIYPIFVTDVPDDIQPITSLPGVARYGVNRLEEMLRPLVEEGLRCVLIFGVPSRVPKDERGSAADSEESPAIEAIHLLRKTFPNLLVACDVCLCPYTSHGHCGLLSENGAFRAEESRQRLAEVALAYAKAGCQVVAPSDMMDGRVEAIKEALMAHGLGNRVSVMSYSAKFASCFYGPFRDAAKSSPAFGDRRCYQLPPGARGLALRAVDRDVREGADMLMVKPGMPYLDIVREVKDKHPDLPLAVYHVSGEFAMLWHGAQAGAFDLKAAVLEAMTAFRRAGADIIITYYTPQLLQWLKEE, encoded by the exons ATGCCCCAGTGCCCACTGGCCCACGCCATGCAGCCCCAGTCCGTTCTGCACAGCGGCTACTTCCACCCACTACTTCGGGCCTGGCAGACAGCCACCACCACCCTCAATGCCTCCAACCTCATCTACCCCATCTTTGTCAC GGATGTTCCTGATGACATACAGCCTATCACCAGCCTCCCAGGAGTGGCCAG GTATGGTGTGAACCGGCTGGAAGAGATGCTGAGGCCCTTGGTGGAAGAGGGCCTACGCTGTGTCTTGATCTTTGGCGTCCCCAGCAGAGTTCCCAAG GACGAGCGGGGTTCCGCAGCTGACTCTGAGGAGTCCCCAGCTATTGAGGCAATCCATCTGTTGAGGAAGACCTTCCCCAACCTCCTGGTGGCCTGTGACGTCTGCCTGTGTCCCTACACCTCCCATGGTCACTGCG GGCTCCTGAGTGAAAATGGAGCATTCCGGGCTGAGGAGAGCCGCCAGCGGCTGGCTGAGGTGGCATTGGCGTATGCCAAGGCAG GATGTCAGGTGGTAGCCCCGTCGGACATGATGGATGGACGCGTGGAAGCCATCAAAGAGGCCCTGATGGCACATGGACTTGGCAACAGG GTATCGGTGATGAGCTACAGTGCCAAATTTGCTTCCTGTTTCTATGGCCCTTTCCG GGATGCGGCTAAGTCAAGCCCAGCTTTTGGGGACCGCCGCTGCTACCAGCTGCCCCCTGGAGCACGAGGCCTGGCTCTCCGAGCGGTG GACCGGGATGTACGGGAAGGAGCTGACATGCTCATGGTGAAGCCGGGAATGCCCTACCTGGACATCGTGCGGGAGGTAAAGGACAAG CACCCTGACCTCCCTCTCGCCGTGTACCACGTCTCTGGAGAGTTTGCCATGCTGTGGCATGGAGCCCAGGCCGGGGCATTTGATCTCAAGGCTGCCGTACTGGAGGCCATGACTGCCTTCCGCAGAGCAG GTGCTGACATCATCATCACCTACTACACACCACAGCTGCTACAGTGGCTGAAGGAGGAATGA
- the ALAD gene encoding delta-aminolevulinic acid dehydratase isoform X2, which yields MPPTSSTPSLSRPGLGQAGKPDTGSHPPPTISTSIFLPCFPTTPLSRPRTTGPSHSYQSISHPRSCRDVPDDIQPITSLPGVARYGVNRLEEMLRPLVEEGLRCVLIFGVPSRVPKDERGSAADSEESPAIEAIHLLRKTFPNLLVACDVCLCPYTSHGHCGLLSENGAFRAEESRQRLAEVALAYAKAGCQVVAPSDMMDGRVEAIKEALMAHGLGNRVSVMSYSAKFASCFYGPFRDAAKSSPAFGDRRCYQLPPGARGLALRAVDRDVREGADMLMVKPGMPYLDIVREVKDKHPDLPLAVYHVSGEFAMLWHGAQAGAFDLKAAVLEAMTAFRRAGADIIITYYTPQLLQWLKEE from the exons ATGCCTCCAACCTCATCTACCCCATCTTTGTCAC GCCCTGGGCTTGGCCAGGCAGGGAAGCCAGACACTGGATCCCATCCTCCTCCCACCATCTCCACTTCCATATTTCTTCCCTGCTTCCCAACCACCCCTCTCAGTCGCCCCCGCACCACTGGCCCTTCCCACAGCTACCAATCCATATCCCACCCCCGCTCTTGCAGGGATGTTCCTGATGACATACAGCCTATCACCAGCCTCCCAGGAGTGGCCAG GTATGGTGTGAACCGGCTGGAAGAGATGCTGAGGCCCTTGGTGGAAGAGGGCCTACGCTGTGTCTTGATCTTTGGCGTCCCCAGCAGAGTTCCCAAG GACGAGCGGGGTTCCGCAGCTGACTCTGAGGAGTCCCCAGCTATTGAGGCAATCCATCTGTTGAGGAAGACCTTCCCCAACCTCCTGGTGGCCTGTGACGTCTGCCTGTGTCCCTACACCTCCCATGGTCACTGCG GGCTCCTGAGTGAAAATGGAGCATTCCGGGCTGAGGAGAGCCGCCAGCGGCTGGCTGAGGTGGCATTGGCGTATGCCAAGGCAG GATGTCAGGTGGTAGCCCCGTCGGACATGATGGATGGACGCGTGGAAGCCATCAAAGAGGCCCTGATGGCACATGGACTTGGCAACAGG GTATCGGTGATGAGCTACAGTGCCAAATTTGCTTCCTGTTTCTATGGCCCTTTCCG GGATGCGGCTAAGTCAAGCCCAGCTTTTGGGGACCGCCGCTGCTACCAGCTGCCCCCTGGAGCACGAGGCCTGGCTCTCCGAGCGGTG GACCGGGATGTACGGGAAGGAGCTGACATGCTCATGGTGAAGCCGGGAATGCCCTACCTGGACATCGTGCGGGAGGTAAAGGACAAG CACCCTGACCTCCCTCTCGCCGTGTACCACGTCTCTGGAGAGTTTGCCATGCTGTGGCATGGAGCCCAGGCCGGGGCATTTGATCTCAAGGCTGCCGTACTGGAGGCCATGACTGCCTTCCGCAGAGCAG GTGCTGACATCATCATCACCTACTACACACCACAGCTGCTACAGTGGCTGAAGGAGGAATGA
- the HDHD3 gene encoding haloacid dehalogenase-like hydrolase domain-containing protein 3, translating to MAHRLQIRLLTWDVKDTLLRLRHPLGEEYATKARAHGLEVEPSALEQGFRQAYRAQSHSFPNYGLSHGLTSRQWWLDVVLQTFHLAGVQDAQAVAPIAEQLYKDFSHPCTWQVLDGAEDTLRECRTRGLRLAVISNFDRRLEGILGGLGLREHFDFVLTSEAAGWPKPDPRIFQEALRLAHMEPVVAAHVGDNYLCDYQGPRAVGMHSFLVVGPQALDPVVRDSVPKEHILPSLAHLLPALDCLEGSTPGL from the coding sequence ATGGCACACCGGCTGCAGATACGACTGCTGACATGGGATGTGAAGGACACGCTGCTCAGGCTCCGCCACCCCTTAGGGGAGGAATATGCCACCAAGGCCCGGGCCCATGGGCTGGAGGTGGAGCCCTCAGCCCTGGAACAAGGCTTCAGGCAGGCATACAGGGCTCAGAGCCACAGCTTCCCCAACTACGGCCTGAGCCACGGCCTAACCTCCCGCCAGTGGTGGCTGGATGTGGTCCTGCAGACCTTCCACCTGGCGGGTGTCCAGGATGCTCAGGCTGTAGCCCCCATCGCTGAACAGCTTTATAAAGACTTCAGCCACCCCTGCACCTGGCAGGTGTTGGATGGGGCTGAGGACACCCTGAGGGAGTGCCGCACACGGGGTCTGAGACTGGCAGTGATCTCCAACTTTGACCGACGGCTAGAGGGCATCCTGGGGGGCCTTGGCCTGCGTGAACACTTCGACTTTGTGCTCACCTCCGAGGCTGCTGGCTGGCCCAAGCCGGACCCCCGCATTTTCCAGGAAGCCTTGCGGCTTGCTCATATGGAACCGGTAGTGGCAGCCCATGTTGGGGATAATTACCTCTGCGATTACCAGGGGCCTCGGGCTGTGGGCATGCACAGCTTCCTGGTGGTTGGCCCACAGGCACTGGATCCCGTGGTCAGGGATTCTGTACCTAAAGAACACATCCTCCCTTCTCTGGCCCATCTCCTGCCTGCCCTTGACTGCCTAGAGGGCTCAACTCCAGGGCTTTGA